A window from Plasmodium cynomolgi strain B DNA, chromosome 7, whole genome shotgun sequence encodes these proteins:
- a CDS encoding hypothetical protein (putative) has product MEIIAEKPKVKFNFVSEDYKNCDSSDYSECADDYGRPNGKDYFYANRILSLDRNSEQRRKESPSKRPGLCVDEICTCGFHRCPKIVKPLPFDGESNYRIEFGPKPLPELPPRQEAKLTRSLPFEGESNYRSEFGPKPLPELPPRVEQKPLKSLPFEGESNYRSEFGPKALPELPPRVEQKPPKSFHSREKATIGASLDLSLYLSFPHALNRSHQNRFLSKGRATIEASLDLNSFRNYRLDRKPRESSYRSEYVRKAIPICPVNLLPKYPAPTYPSEHVFWDSTCKRWY; this is encoded by the exons ATGGAAATAATTGCAGAGAAACCCAAAGTGAAATTTAATTTCGTGTCTGAGGACTACAAAAACTGTGACAGTTCTGATTACTCAGAGTGTGCGGATGACTATGGCAGACCAAATGGAAAGGACTATTTTTATGCTAATAGAATTTTGTCTTTGGACAGAAACAGTGAACAGAGAAGGAAAGAATCCCCCAGTAAGCGACCAGGGTTATGTGTAGATGAAATTTGCACGTGCGGCTTTCACAGATGTCCCAAAATAGTAAAACCATTACCATTCGATGGGGAAAGCAATTATCGAATCGAGTTTGGTCCAAAGCCGCTGCCGGAACTACCGCCTAGGCAAGAAGCTAAGTTGACAAGGTCACTGCCATTCGAAGGGGAGAGCAACTATAGAAGTGAGTTTGGACCTAAGCCTCTACCGGAGCTTCCCCCACGGGTAGAACAGAAGCCTCTCAAATCGTTGCCATTCGAGGGAGAAAGCAACTACCGGAGCGAGTTTGGGCCCAAAGCGCTGCCGGAACTACCTCCAAGAGTTGAACAGAAGCCTCCCAAATCGTTCCATTCGAGGGAGAAAGCAACTATAGGAGCGAGTTTGGACCTAAGCCTCTACCTGAGCTTCCCCCACGCGTTGAACAGAAGCCACCAAAATCGCTTCCTTTCGAAGGGGAGAGCAACTATCGAAGCGAGTTTGGACCTAAACAGCTTCCGGAACTACCGCCTAGACAGGAAGCCAA GGGAAAGTAGCTACAGAAGTGAGTACGTACGGAAGGCTATTCCTATCTGCCCGGTTAATCTGTTGCCCAAATATCCAGCCCCGACTTATCCGTCTGAGCATGTGTTTTGGGACTCCACGTGCAAAAGGTGGTATTAG
- a CDS encoding hypothetical protein (putative) — MYKFLAACYALTTVFFLPNESKNIEGNLNVSPELDENRYISLDKNNINDFIKVKENNFLFSVTCRTSTFLSGVKNYVLRKVYSSLDLLEALRSDHVNPENVEALEGVVERTWDRENKEFIETTKKLIEQYTDSDLFILQIGLNSIASAIIDKPKNVIFVEEDVEVCKNYFIHKNNRCLLLLKGVEFYCNKDDEGDEEKYIHSTLDLITKIYQNRNNQVIDVLIVSHKYPVSLLYYVYPYMDSSTLVILMDNLNHHMKEAIFEYYNFIGEADFSRSFEKRFFNS; from the exons ATGTATAAATTTCTGGCTGCTTGCTATGCGTTGACgacggttttttttttgcctaatGAATCGAAAAATATCGAAGGGAATTTAAACGTGTCCCCTGAACTGGACG AAAACAGATACATCTCCTTggacaaaaataacataaacgATTTCATAAAGGTGAAGGAAAACAATTTTCTGTTCAGCGTTACCTGCAGGACGTCCACATTTTTGAGCGGCGTGAAGAATTACGTTCTACGTAAGGTATATTCCTCTCTGG ACCTGCTGGAAGCGCTCCGGTCGGACCACGTGAACCCCGAAAATGTAGAGGCCCTCGAAGGAGTCGTGGAAAGGACGTGGGACCGAGAAAACAAGGAGTTCATAGAAACGACAAAGAAGCTAATCGAGCAGTACACAGACAGCGACTTGTTCATACTACAAATAGGACTGAACAGCATCGCATCAGCAATCATCGACAAAccgaaaaatgtaatttttgtagAGGAAGATGTAGAagtatgtaaaaattatttcattcacaaaaataataGGTGTCTCTTACTGTTGAAGGGAGTGGAGTTCTACTGCAACAAAGATGATGAGGGGGATGAGGAGAAGTACATACACAGCACTCTCGACTTAATCACaaaaatttaccaaaacAGAAACAACCAAGTGATAGATGTGCTCATCGTAAGTCACAAGTATCCAGTATCCTTGCTATATTATGTGTATCCCTACATGGATTCCTCCACATTGGTTATCCTAATGGATAATTTAAACCACCATATGAAGGAGGCCATTTTTGAGTACTACAATTTTATAGGCGAAGCAGATTTCTCCAGAAGTTTTGAGAAGCGCTTTTTTAACTC
- a CDS encoding hypothetical protein (putative) → MINGRKNRSVKTKNYIINVNCYTWINNSHGLFDYESENFYKKCFKIKCLYNYYYILKDDINVEIKNEEEINKIKLNNSNMKLICKIKYINNNYQLIPCIESTNDGSSTAGRTTGGLPHGGNDEASRDNNEIGANGGGNGGGNGGGNGGGNGGSNNRGNADSSVGNSRGDNNRVDNNRGDNNREEGDQGDSGGNDAENFWVIVKYLKNKSSILHEDDIIKLGRVKLKIKKIITNLQQEREYNKSLSPLDDDECETDTPEMVGPGGSAPGGSGPGVVRHGMRTPGMCTPGMEGPTGGNALIDKNTTSNNYVSGSINPHVSLHSRQRQEDENMCINCGAVSNGVEDSYNLYDDVDEGDDVSDAVEGGSELPREGESFFGRSTNGNRSEANRPQESDINLATNNSYVDDFYLFKGNVQNGEVNGEYRKGGRRGTQSKNGQNEDDVAVFSESPFGGVLNQSSKGKTKNGGSTPIDKHTIKTSRARKHDSDAKNLLLESNANCSGAISEIDNNDGGMNSKRDKTEGGVKQIKNIVPNEQAASSNLEQPSYDSNVGNSNCSVRSPNWENLTGEINSIRSKASGNNAPSGRALREGSVTPNSSNNLVNFMGCSDELGNINENQEGRSSSNNEDLFKFMRKRTTCMSMSCASKGKATSTTDYQTIQSKDLTQQNKHEVGIPSMYNCRICLCEYENENNPLISPCKCKGSMKYVHLNCIRTWMRGRLNQLNCELCKFPYPTYIFLQNKYLELYEIPKLDLPYIIIELMNDRNKGFYIVSLANTKCVRMGRGHDTDVRVNDISVSRFHAMIKFYNGNFYIEDCKSKFGTLIQIRKPVFFNIRRNKFIALQVGRTVMYVYMKRKNWIFLPICLKLSKTKDEDVSTLDNFSSKLIIDNNMQLENSNFEYSRDGEGEAANYERANEGVDGPVVDSPVVDGPVVDGPVVDGPVVDNPIVDSPMVGNPVVDSPAMDLGNAAVGGHVGPEDLNEANTHNNSSAQDLNLDSTGSIENATPSAPSGAPRNPDDAAKSADPYESRRAGNSAGNGGGNSVGNSAGSRVDSRVDSSVSRNVMNGGVAPGYY, encoded by the exons ATGATAAATGGTAGGAAAAACAGAAGtgtgaaaacaaaaaattatatcataaATGTCAACTGCTACACGTGGATTAACAACAGCCATGGGCTGTTCGACTATGAGAGCGagaatttttacaaaaaatgctTTAAGATAAAATGCCTGTACAATTACTACTACATACTGAAGGATGACATTAACgtggaaattaaaaatgaagaagaaataaataaaataaaattaaacaatTCCAATATGAAGCTGatatgtaaaataaagtatataaataataattaccAGTTGATACCATGTATTGAGAGTACGAACGACGGGTCCAGCACTGCGGGACGGACCACAGGCGGCCTGCCGCACGGAGGCAACGATGAGGCCAGCAGGGACAATAACGAGATTGGCGCGAACGGCGGCGGTAACGGTGGCGGTAACGGTGGCGGTAACGGTGGCGGCAACGGTGGCAGTAACAACCGCGGTAACGCAGATAGCAGTGTCGGTAACAGCCGCGGTGATAACAACCGCGTAGATAACAACCGCGGAGATAACAACCGCGAGGAGGGTGACCAGGGAGACAGCGGAGGAAACGACGCAGAAAACTTCTGGGTCATTGTGAAGTACCTAAAGAACAAAAGCTCCATACTGCATGAGGATGATATTATAAAGCTGGGCAGGGTGAagttgaaaataaaaaaaattatcaccaATTTGCAACAAGAGAGGGAGTACAACAAATCTTTGTCTCCCCTCGACGATGATGAATGCGAAACGGACACCCCAGAAATGGTTGGCCCGGGGGGTAGTGCCCCGGGGGGTAGTGGTCCTGGAGTGGTTCGCCATGGGATGCGTACTCCAGGGATGTGTACCCCAGGGATGGAAGGTCCCACGGGAGGAAACGCCCTAATTGATAAAAACACCACTTCGAATAACTACGTCAGCGGAAGCATCAACCCGCATGTCTCCCTTCACAGTAGACAACGGCAGGAAGATGAGAATATGTGCATTAATTGTGGTGCAGTCAGTAACGGTGTGGAGGATAGCTACAACTTGTATGACGATGTGGACGAGGGGGATGATGTTAGCGATGcagtggagggggggagcgaGCTGCCCAGAGAGGGGGAAAGCTTCTTTGGGAGAAGTACCAATGGTAATAGGAGTGAAGCAAATCGACCACAAGAAAGTGACATCAATTTAGCAACGAACAATTCCTACGTGGAtgatttttatctttttaagGGCAACGTGCAGAATGGGGAAGTGAATGGAGAGTACCgcaaaggaggaaggagaggcACACAAAGTAAGAACGGGCAGAATGAAGATGACGTAGCAGTGTTCAGTGAATCCCCATTTGGTGGAGTATTAAACCAATCCTCAAAGGGGAAGACCAAGAATGGAGGTAGTACCCCTATTGACAAGCACACTATCAAGACCTCACGTGCGAGAAAACATGACAGTGACGCGAAAAATCTGTTGTTAGAATCGAATGCTAATTGCAGTGGTGCGATAAGCGAAATAGACAACAATGATGGTGGGATGAATTCCAAAAGAGACAAAACAGAGGGGGGAgtaaaacaaataaagaaTATCGTGCCAAACGAACAAGCAGCTTCGTCTAACTTAGAACAACCCTCCTATGATTCTAATGTGGGAAACTCAAACTGTTCAGTTCGTAGCCCCAATTGGGAGAACCTAACAGGGGAAATCAATTCGATACGTAGTAAAGCAAGTGGGAATAATGCCCCTTCTGGAAGGGCGCTGAGAGAAGGAAGCGTCACACCGAATAGCAGTAACAACCTTGTAAATTTTATGGGCTGTAGTGATGAATTGGGGAATATAAACGAAAAccaagaaggaagaagtagcAGTAATAACGAAgatttattcaaatttatgAGAAAGAGAACCACATGTATGAGCATGTCCTGTGCGAGTAAAGGGAAGGCCACATCCACGACAGATTATCAAACCATCCAATCCAAAGACCTGACTCAGCAAAATAAACATGAAGTAGGAATTCCCAGCATGTATAACTGTAGAATATGTCTCTGTGAATATGAGAATGAAAATAACCCATTGATATCACCATGTAAATGTAAAGGATCTATGAAGTATGTGCATTTAAATTGCATAAGGACATGGATGAGGGGGAGATTAAAC CAATTAAATTGTGAACTGTGTAAATTCCCCTACccaacatatatttttttacaaaataaatacttGGAGCTGTATGAAATTCCCAAACTAGACCTTCCCTACATCATCATCGAATTAATGAATGACAGAAACAAGGGGTTCTACATTGTCAGTTTAGCTAACACAAAATGTGTTCGGATGGGTAGAGGTCATGACACAGATGTACGTGTGAATGACATATCCGTGTCTAGATTCCATGCCATGATTAAATTTTACAAcggaaatttttatatagaaGATTGTAAAAGCAAATTTGGAACCCTCATTCAGATAAGGAAACCAGTTTTTTTCAACAtcagaagaaacaaattcaTCGCTCTGCAAGTTGGACGAACtgttatgtatgtatatatgaagagaaaaaattggataTTTCTACCTATTTGTTTGAAGCTTTCCAAAACGAAGGATGAGGATGTTAGCACAttggataatttttcttccaaattgATCATCGATAATAATATGCAGTTAGAGAACAGCAACTTTGAGTACAGCAGGGATGGTGAGGGGGAAGCTGCTAATTACGAACGTGCGAATGAGGGGGTGGATGGTCCCGTGGTGGATAGCCCCGTGGTGGATGGCCCCGTGGTGGATGGTCCCGTGGTGGATGGCCCCGTGGTGGATAATCCCATAGTGGATAGCCCCATGGTGGGTAACCCCGTTGTGGATAGCCCCGCGATGGATTTAGGAAATGCTGCTGTGGGGGGGCACGTCGGGCCGGAGGACTTGAACGAAGCCAACACGCACAACAACAGCAGCGCGCAGGATTTGAACCTGGACAGCACGGGCAGCATCGAAAACGCCACGCCCAGCGCGCCTAGTGGTGCGCCGCGCAACCCCGATGACGCTGCGAAGAGCGCCGACCCTTACGAAAGCAGACGCGCGGGCAACAGTGCGGGCAACGGTGGGGGCAACAGCGTGGGCAACAGCGCGGGCAGCAGAGTGGACAGCAGAGTGGACAGCAGTGTCTCCCGGAACGTTATGAATGGAGGCGTCGCCCCCGGTTATTATTAA
- a CDS encoding small nuclear ribonucleoprotein (putative;~snRNP) has translation MSVGIPIKLLHEGIGHTISVETKAGVLYRGTLLFAEDNMNCLLENVSVVKKDGKQILLEQVYIRGGSVSFMIFPDMLRYAPIFKVNRAKTKTNFATIRRAMEVHARMASKNREAKA, from the exons ATGTCGGTAGGGATACCCATAAAATTGCTGCACGAAGGAATAGGCCATACAATTTCGGTGGAGACCAAGGCGGGGGTCCTCTACAGGGGCACATTG CTCTTCGCAGAGGATAACATGAACTGCCTTCTAGAGAACGTCTCTGTGGTTAAAAAGGACGGGAAGCAGATTCTCCTGGAg CAAGTGTACATACGAGGAGGAAGTGTGTCCTTCATGATTTTCCCAGACATGTTGAGATATGCCCCTATATTTAAAGTGAACAGGGCTAAAACGAAAACGAACTTTGCCACCATTCGGAGGGCCATGGAGGTTCACGCAAGAATGGCATCGAAGAACAGAGAGGCCAAAGCGTGA
- a CDS encoding DEAD/DEAH box helicase (putative) has translation MAYIYSNLSDFWTSDDEDDEEVDGTEEDAPSTANAMNVANAAGGVQNYAEMAEEAMKKSSDPSFDPNHQLCSYALENYDETPFEKRENGGPNDTYYTGSSPFTNVMDSGLNLNINEVMNGLTNHVVDNFSIKSMIEKYDISNFMYNDTLLKYCETGVAINDDSACGEKLSLNENFHFSCFGPVEYVSPPKCNSAVENIIDARVEPDLAGDITGEAKLLESEDATMEGTPPGAAPTQPEEPRSGEPRSGEPRSEEALTKETPSEEPPAEGTPPGDDKANVKYIRKKWVIEDNHSDVTNFSQNDLLLSYDFELDDFQKRSIKHLNNFKHVFVAAHTSAGKTLIAEHAIAMSIKLNKKAIYTSPIKALSNQKYHEFKNIFKSVGIITGDIKMNVHANCIIMTTEILRNLLYINDNIINNIHCVIFDEVHYVNDNDRGFIWEESIIMLPPHVQILLLSATVPNYLEFADWVGFTKKKEIISISTKKRPVPLLHYIYAYDSIFQIMDEKNKIYSSAFKEIYIKVREKEQASAATHGGHGSGSHGGHGGGQAKQAPGAKRNSHDGKNKQQGGGGPGTTPNNNQPMAYNEYCKQKRRQKLFANEANMKTEIQKLQALIKKLEQDNKLPVVLFCFSRIKCETYAKSMPHLNFLDNKHKSKVHLFIKESIAKLCTQDRELNQIKILTKLLEKGIGIHHSGLLPILKEIVEILFSKGLIKILFATETFAMGINMPAKSVVFTSIYKHDQLKKRILTSSEYTQMSGRAGRRSSDKYGYVYIYCPDKIPDQVQLTEMLMQKAVSLKSKFKVTYNMILKLLINKQINIEKMLFSSFLESCRAVQIPLFKKDLKRKKKLLQNIKQVQCIYENDVKYVSPIENYVQIDCKLKHIGLSLHRKLFTMKSSNSFVIGRVMLLNNIGILHSSIYGVYLGCDKSSSKKNEKVDFAQNSIFFQNHSGAGEESNERFFFMFILPDFMTYEEFLQKMGGEALGRDTPNGVKPTTQMNRTSVMQPNRLTHENVNTFENYRNLFSKQSTPTGIQIMHHNSFDTDMQKKHFVVCSNVPIEHISIITNTVIVLPNVKTTAILNNPKNMLLYSLELDRLIEKGNFEPFVLTKMLKSLKCEFYSVLINQADYLEALKKSKCYSCNMREKHYELVCKRNNCINDIENIERNINAKSLNLYEDLEGRLDVLRHFSFIDDEHNLTVKGKIASYITLTDEITLTQVIFENVLNNLNPPEIAAVLSCFVAPEKKIEESPDLTANLQDVKMALTNIHSQFEEFYKIIRLKISSEEHWKLCSFKIMFIAYKWALGVSFAELLEQSELEEGLIVRSILRLDDLCRKVKIAFLYLGNVDLAERLETTCTLLRRDIIFMTSLYLQ, from the exons ATGGCGTATATATACTCCAACCTCTCGGACTTCTGGACCAGCGATGATGAAGATGACGAGGAGGTAGATGGGACGGAGGAGGATGCGCCCAGTACGGCCAATGCGATGAACGTAGCAAACGCTGCAGGAGGGGTACAGAACTACGCCGAAATGGCGGAGGAAGCGATGAAGAAATCGAGTGACCCTTCATTCGACCCAAACCACCAACTGTGCAGTTATGCCCTTGAAAACTACGATGAAACCCCCTTCGAAAAGCGAGAAAATGGGGGACCCAACGATACATATTACACAGGAAGCAGCCCCTTCACAAATGTCATGGACAGTGGACTCAACCTCAACATAAACGAAGTGATGAACGGACTCACCAACCACGTAGtagataatttttctatCAAAAGCATGATAGAGAAATACGACATTAGTAATTTTATGTACAACGATACTTTGTTAAAGTATTGTGAGACGGGAGTAGCCATAAATGACGATTCGGCATGCGGGGAGAAGCTTTCCTTGAATGAGAACTTCCACTTCAGTTGCTTTGGCCCCGTGGAATATGTCAGTCCGCCCAAGTGTAAC AGCGCAGTGGAGAACATAATTGACGCGCGCGTTGAGCCCGACTTGGCGGGAGACATAACAGGAGAGGCGAAGTTACTCGAGAGTGAGGACGCCACGATGGAAGGCACTCCCCCAGGCGCCGCGCCAACCCAGCCGGAGGAACCTCGCTCGGGGGAACCTCGCTCTGGGGAACCTCGCTCTGAGGAAGCGCTCACGAAGGAAACTCCCTCGGAGGAGCCCCCGGCGGAGGGAACCCCCCCCGGAGACGACAAAGCCAACGTGAAGTACATAAGGAAGAAGTGGGTGATAGAGGACAACCACTCGGATGTTACGAACTTCAGCCAAAACGATCTGCTGCTAAGCTACGACTTCGAACTAGAcgattttcaaaaaaggtcCATAAAACACCTGAACAATTTCAAACACGTTTTTGTAGCAGCGCACACATCAGCAGGAAAAACGTTAATAGCAGAACATGCCATCGCTATGTCTAtcaaattaaacaaaaaggcAATATACACCAGTCCCATAAAAGCATTAAGTAACCAAAAATAtcatgaatttaaaaatattttcaaaagtGTAGGAATAATAACAGGAGATATTAAAATGAATGTCCATGCTAACTGCATTATCATGACAACAGAAATATTGAGAAACTTACTCTATATAAATGACAACATAATCAATAATATACACTGCGTGATTTTTGATGAGGTGCATTACGTGAATGATAATGACAGGGGATTTATATGGGAGGAGTCCATCATTATGTTACCTCCTCATGTTCAGATTTTACTACTGAGTGCTACGGTGCCCAACTATCTGGAGTTCGCTGATTGGGTAGGGTTcacaaagaagaaggaaattatttccatttcgaCGAAGAAGAGACCCGTACCGCTGCTGCATTATATTTATGCCTACGACTCGATCTTTCAAATCATGGACGAGAAGAACAAGATTTACTCCTCCGCTTTTAAGGAGATATACATCAAAGTTAGGGAGAAGGAGCAGGCGAGCGCCGCAACCCACGGTGGGCATGGAAGTGGCAGTCATGGCGGGCATGGTGGGGGGCAGGCCAAACAGGCGCCAGGCGCGAAGAGGAACTCCCACGACGGGAAGAATAAGCAGCAAGGAGGAGGGGGCCCAGGTACTACTCCAAATAATAACCAACCAATGGCATACAACGAGTACTGTAAGCAGAAAAGGAGACAAAAACTCTTCGCAAACGAAGCGAATATGAAAACGGAAATACAAAAACTTCAGgcacttataaaaaaattagaacaaGACAACAAACTACCAGTGGtccttttctgcttctcaagaataaaatgtgaaacGTATGCCAAAAGTATGCCACATTTAAATTTCCTGGATAATAAGCATAAATCTAAGGTACATTTATTCATTAAAGAATCGATAGCAAAGTTATGCACACAAGATAGAGAACTGAATcaaatcaaaattttaacaaagtTGTTGGAGAAGGGGATTGGAATACATCACAGTGGGTTACTTCCTATATTGAAAGAAATTGTAGAgattcttttttccaaaggattaattaaaattttgtttgcAACTGAAACTTTTGCCATGGGAATTAACATGCCTGCCAAATCTGTTGTTTTTACttctatatataaacatgacCAATTGAAGAAACGAATTCTCACCTCCTCAGAGTACACACAAATGTCTGGTAGAGCAGGCAGGAGATCCTCCGATAAATATGGCTATGTCTACATCTACTGTCCTGATAAAATTCCAGACCAGGTTCAGCTAACCGAAATGCTCATGCAAAAAGCAGTCAGCTTGAAGAGCAAATTTAAGGTCACCTATAATATGATCCTAAAATTACTCAtcaataaacaaataaatattgagAAAATGTTGTTCAGCTCCTTTTTGGAAAGTTGCAGAGCTGTTCAAATTCCTCTCTTTAAGAAAGacttgaagagaaaaaaaaagctgttgcaaaatataaaacaagTGCAGTGCATCTATGAGAATGATGTCAAATATGTGTCTCCAATTGAGAACTACGTACAGATTGACTGCAAGCTGAAACATATAGGATTGAGTTTACACAGAAAACTTTTCACCATGAAGAGTAGCAACTCCTTCGTTATTGGGAGAGTCATGCTGCTCAATAACATCGGTATTCTGCACAGTTCCATATACGGCGTTTACCTCGGGTGTGACAAAAgtagcagcaaaaaaaacgaaaaggtgGACTTTGCTCAGaatagtattttttttcagaacCACTCCGGAGCAGGGGAAGAATCCAATGAgaggttttttttcatgttcattTTGCCTGACTTCATGACCTACGAGGAGTTCCTGCAgaaaatggggggagaagctCTCGGGAGGGACACCCCCAATGGAGTGAAGCCAACCACACAGATGAACCGCACTTCAGTGATGCAACCCAACAGATTGACCCACGAAAACGTGAACACATTCGAAAATTACAGAAACCTCTTTTCCAAGCAGAGCACCCCCACCGGGATTCAAATCATGCACCACAACTCATTCGACACAGATATGCAGAAGAAGCACTTCGTAGTCTGCTCCAACGTACCCATAGAACATATTTCTATCATAACCAACACAGTTATCGTGTTACCAAATGTAAAAACGACAGCCATTTTGAATAACCCCAAGAATATGTTGCTGTATAGTCTGGAACTGGATAGGCTAatagaaaagggaaatttcGAGCCGTTCGTTTTGACCAAAATGCTCAAGTCGCTGAAGTGTGAGTTCTACTCAGTACTGATAAACCAAGCAGATTATTTGGAGGCcttaaaaaaatccaaatgcTACTCATGTAATATGAGAGAAAAGCACTACGAACTGGTGTGCAAAAGAAATAACTGCATTAACGacattgaaaatattgaacGGAATATTAATGCCAAGTCTCTCAATTTATATGAAGATTTGGAAGGAAGATTGGACGTGCTCAGGCATTTCTCCTTCATTGACGATGAACACAATTTAACTGTTAAGGGGAAAATAGCTAGCTATATTACCCTGACCGATGAAATTACCCTCACGCAGGTTATCTTTGAAAACGTTTTGAATAATTTGAACCCACCTGAAATAGCAGCTGTGCTATCTTGCTTTGTTgcaccagaaaaaaaaatagaagaatcACCAGACCTTACTGCTAATCTGCAGGATGTTAAAATGGCTTTGACAAATATTCATAgccaatttgaagaattttacaaaattattcgCTTGAAAATTAGCTCGGAAGAGCATTGGAAATTGTGCAGCTTTAAGATTATGTTCATTGCGTACAAGTGGGCTCTCGGTGTCTCTTTTGCTGAATTGCTGGAGCAGTCCGAGCTGGAGGAAGGACTCATAGTGAGGTCCATTTTGCGATTGGACGACCTTTGTAGGAAGGTCAAAATCGCCTTTCTCTACCTCGGGAACGTCGACTTGGCGGAGCGCCTCGAGACCACATGCACCCTCCTCCGCCGGGACATCAT